Proteins encoded in a region of the Anopheles ziemanni chromosome 2, idAnoZiCoDA_A2_x.2, whole genome shotgun sequence genome:
- the LOC131293628 gene encoding protein disulfide-isomerase A5 — protein sequence MKLFHCIVLIVFLGVCHVQSKTQKSSVVDGITDMKELKKLFRTKTNVLILFVAGLKENTAVLASFKEAAETVKGQGTLVLFDCNNSEVKKICKKLKAQPAPFVLKHFKDGDYHKDYDRQLTATSMVNFMRDPTGDLPWEEDPIGVDVVHVPDAVTLGKYLKKETRPTLVMFYAPWCGFCKTLKPEFSAAATELKGRYVLAAIDVNRPENSIIRKHYNITGFPTLLYYENGRMKYTFEGENNKAGIVAFMKNPSAPPPAKPKEPDWASESSSEIVHLTTGNFEPALKDEKSVLVMFYAPWCGHCKKMKPEYEKAAEIMKIKSIPGVLAALDATKEPSIGQQFGVKGYPTVKYFSNGEFKFDVNVREADKIVEFMQNPTEPPPPPAPEAPWEDEPTEVVHLNDETFKPFLKKKKHVLVMFYAPWCGHCKRAKPEFSRAAEHFKEDSKTELAAVDCTRHSGVCSSFEVRGYPTIKYFSYLKTVRDYNGGRTEADFIAFLKDPNAAPSKTEKPAEPFGDFPGSDKILLLTDANFDEVSKKEPNLLVMFYAPWCGHCKHMKPDFAKVAQLLDDEKLPAKVAALDCTIHTKAAERFQIRGYPTLKYFSKGQFLRNYEGKRTVQDMLQFLRSGGSRSKDEL from the exons ATGAAGctatttcattgcattgttCTG ATTGTCTTTCTAGGCGTTTGCCATGTGCAGTCGAAAACACAAAAGAGTTCCGTCGTTGATGGGATAACGGATATGAAGGAGCTAAAGAAACTATTCCGTACTAAAACAAACGTTTTGATACTGTTTGTGGCCGGCTTGAAGGAAAATACCGCGGTGTTAGCATCGTTCAAAGAGGCGGCTGAAACTGTAAAAGGACAAGGAACGCTGGTTCTTTTTGATTGCAACAATTCAGAGGTTAAAAAGATTTGCAAAAAACTGAAAGCTCAACCAGCGCCAtttgttttgaagcactttaaaGATGGTGACTACCACAAAGACTACGATCGGCAGCTAACGGCAACTAGTATGGTGAATTTTATGCGTGATCCTACAGGAGATCTGCCTTGGGAGGAAGACCCGATTGGAGTTGACGTCGTACACGTCCCGGATGCGGTG ACCTTGGGCAAATATCTTAAAAAAGAGACCAGGCCGACTTTGGTAATGTTCTATGCACCATGGTGTGGGTTCTGTAAAACACTTAAGCCAGAGTTTTCGGCTGCTGCAACGGAACTGAAAGGACGATATGTCCTAGCAGCAATTGACGTGAACCGGCCCGAGAATTCAATAATTCGCAAACACTACAACATTACTGGGTTCCCGACGCTGTTATATTATGA AAACGGGCGTATGAAGTATACGTTCGAAGGCGAAAACAATAAGGCTGGTATCGTGGCATTCATGAAAAACCCATCCGCTCCTCCTCCAGCCAAACCAAAAGAGCCGGATTGGGCATCAGAAAGCTCATCGGAAATTGTCCATCTAACGACTGGTAATTTTGAGCCCGCGCTCAAGGACGAAAAGTCGGTTCTGGTTATGTTCTACGCCCCGTGGTGTGGCCATtgcaagaaaatgaaacccgAGTATGAGAAGGCGgctgaaattatgaaaatcaaaAGCATTCCCGGTGTGCTCGCTGCCCTCGATGCGACCAAGGAACCTTCCATTGGCCAACAGTTTGGCGTGAAGGGATACCCGACGGTAAAATATTTCAGTAACGGCGAATTCAAGTTCGACGTCAACGTCCGCGAAGCTGATAAGATTGTTGAATTTATGCAG AATCCGACtgaaccaccaccgccgccagcCCCAGAGGCCCCATGGGAAGATGAACCGACCGAAGTGGTCCATTTAAATGACGAAACGTTCAAACCGTttctgaagaagaaaaagcacGTACTGGTTATGTTCTATGCGCCAT GGTGCGGTCACTGTAAACGAGCTAAGCCAGAATTTAGCCGAGCAGCAGAACACTTCAAGGAAGACTCCAAAACGGAACTGGCAGCGGTCGATTGCACCCGCCATAGTGGTGTGTGCTCATCTTTCGAAGTGCGGGGCTATCCTACGATCAAGTACTTTAGCTACCTTAAAACAGTGCGCGACTACAACGGTGGCAGAACAGAGGCAGACTTTATTGCCTTCCTTAAGGATCCCAACGCTGCCCCTTCGAAGACTGAGAAACCAGCCGAACCATTCGGTGATTTTCCTGGCTCGGATAAGATACTGCTCCTAACGGACGCAAACTTTGATGAAGTTTCGAAAAAAGAACCGAACCTGTTGGTTATGTTTTACGCCCCTTGGTGCGGGCATTGCAAACACATGAAACCAGACTTTGCAAAGGTGGCTCAACTGTTGGACGATGAGAAACTGCCCGCCAAAGTAGCCGCTCTTGACTGTACGATACACACGAAAGCGGCAGAACGGTTCCAGATTCGTGGCTATCCCACGCTAAAATATTTCTCCAAGGGTCAATTCTTGCGCAACTACGAAGGCAAACGCACAGTTCAGGATATGTTGCAGTTCCTACGTAGCGGTGGTTCGCGATCTAAAGATGAGCTGTAG